In a single window of the Candidatus Omnitrophota bacterium genome:
- a CDS encoding ATP-binding protein translates to MFSSHYRTIQQSIRLKIWIAIQITTLAILCLFFFIHFVIEAKTTNAIVEQQGRLQALGIINDSFHQMENLKENESAHFIQPNNLPQEVLSLDIADNNHIIRFSNLPDRLGAEVMIQQKQEEPKYRNPRENDAWRTRVEKGELILTTSLKNENRCQRCHTADPAILGYAEVRLTIRDINQVFWNAQWYHMGATVSLFFGFSVIILYMTRRLFLRRIGVLASAMRKISQGDFKTELHDGALDEIGELSRSFNTMVEEISAARKKEEEQHRQEIHQFDRLAAIGELAGGLAHEIRNPIAGIRAAIQTLSRNIPSSDPTALVYQEIRTNADRLDALVRSLLSYVRKEKPQLAPTQINGVIEQSLTIFRNQCSRDITIRENLASDLPPIPGDAKLLQQVLLNIFINALQAKENGLELTVESKLIDRKAAVHEAANIVQDRPFRCQNQVIQIRIRDNGPGIPEQDILRIFQPFVSTKKQGTGLGLSISTRIVREHNGCLFALNNEGIGSTFVVCLPVKSDLDPIS, encoded by the coding sequence ATGTTCTCTTCGCATTATCGAACGATACAGCAGTCCATCCGGTTGAAAATCTGGATCGCCATCCAAATCACTACGTTAGCGATACTCTGCTTATTTTTCTTTATTCATTTCGTCATCGAAGCGAAAACGACCAACGCCATCGTCGAACAACAAGGCCGTCTGCAAGCGTTAGGAATTATCAATGATTCGTTCCATCAAATGGAGAATCTCAAAGAAAACGAGTCAGCCCATTTCATCCAACCCAATAACCTGCCGCAAGAAGTCTTGTCGCTCGATATTGCGGATAACAATCATATCATCCGATTTTCCAACCTGCCCGATAGGCTTGGCGCCGAAGTAATGATCCAGCAAAAACAAGAAGAACCGAAATATCGAAATCCGAGGGAAAACGACGCTTGGCGTACGCGAGTGGAAAAAGGAGAGTTGATTCTTACCACTTCCTTGAAAAATGAAAATCGCTGCCAACGCTGCCATACCGCCGATCCGGCTATTTTAGGCTACGCCGAAGTCCGTCTTACCATACGCGATATCAACCAGGTATTTTGGAATGCCCAATGGTATCACATGGGAGCGACGGTTAGTCTCTTTTTCGGTTTTTCCGTGATCATTCTCTATATGACCCGCCGCCTCTTTCTCCGCCGCATCGGCGTCTTGGCTTCCGCCATGCGGAAGATATCCCAAGGAGATTTCAAAACGGAACTTCACGACGGCGCCTTGGACGAGATCGGCGAACTGAGCCGGTCTTTCAATACGATGGTGGAGGAAATCTCCGCCGCCCGCAAAAAGGAAGAAGAACAACACCGCCAGGAAATTCACCAGTTCGACCGCCTGGCCGCCATCGGCGAATTGGCCGGAGGATTGGCTCACGAAATCCGCAATCCCATCGCGGGCATCCGGGCCGCCATCCAAACGCTATCCCGCAACATTCCTTCTTCCGATCCTACCGCCCTGGTTTATCAGGAAATCCGTACTAACGCCGACCGCCTCGACGCTTTAGTCCGCAGCCTGCTTTCCTATGTGCGCAAAGAAAAACCCCAATTGGCGCCAACGCAGATCAACGGCGTCATCGAACAATCGCTTACGATCTTCCGAAACCAATGCAGCCGGGATATAACGATTCGCGAAAATCTGGCTTCCGATTTGCCCCCGATTCCCGGCGACGCCAAACTCCTGCAACAGGTCCTGCTCAACATCTTCATCAACGCGCTGCAAGCGAAAGAGAACGGTCTCGAACTGACCGTGGAATCGAAATTGATCGATCGCAAAGCCGCCGTACACGAAGCGGCGAATATCGTTCAAGACAGGCCATTCCGTTGCCAGAACCAAGTCATTCAAATCCGCATCCGCGACAATGGTCCCGGAATTCCCGAACAGGATATTCTACGGATATTCCAACCCTTCGTCAGCACGAAAAAACAAGGAACGGGGCTTGGTCTTTCCATCTCGACGCGAATCGTGAGGGAACATAACGGATGCCTGTTCGCCCTGAACAACGAGGGTATAGGATCGACGTTCGTTGTTTGCCTGCCCGTCAAGTCCGATCTCGATCCCATCTCCTGA
- a CDS encoding glycosyltransferase: METIPERYRSNVILYKNLSALRRRHPSLYAEVESIPISSITCDRIDIDDSRKKECLESILAALAEGMDFLYLAGFGDGSLLAKAAPEIIQGNRGVLVIEPLPNKFAAALAIFDFRELLASRRIFWAVGKNIEEQIDRIWEETLCYAAAKPKIVRGDFGESNRDDLVSLIRFIEEEGCRRKKELAQRLKDLPAILKRKRKDNSPPRVWTYEDLRNKAKYSLIEHVLLRTLLHYLRRLGFKTEYTALKDGEYYPPYYRILKMAQFEPDLIFLCNEAPAYESALGEELSRSLPIPKVIWFADDPIYGEHLLRRHKTSPDETYLIADYEWAAPLIENGADAPRYMPGAATRVRRGKQRGVRGCEIIFVGQVREQSAFFRQLSPEWKQYCRQVVEEKLRFPRKKVREVMAQFPMPGELPSDRLDEFRQKLLWEANTQFRLRVVRELMDCDLRIYGNADWQALLPPDAAQRCYRGVLPFKRLFDAYRNAKITLNIHSLQSYTCMNVRDFDVPAAGGFLLSDWLPKADEIYAPGFADDLPLDENSAQEVFFYRSLQELKHLVEYFLAHEEERRRCIERARLKVMSRHTYEHRAQWLGELFYNLIEK, translated from the coding sequence ATGGAAACGATTCCAGAAAGATACCGATCGAATGTAATTCTTTACAAAAATCTGTCGGCGTTAAGAAGGCGCCATCCCTCTCTTTACGCGGAGGTGGAATCCATTCCGATTTCTTCTATAACATGCGATCGAATCGATATCGATGATTCAAGAAAGAAAGAATGCCTGGAATCCATTCTCGCTGCGCTCGCCGAAGGCATGGATTTTCTGTATCTCGCGGGTTTTGGCGATGGAAGCCTGCTCGCGAAGGCCGCACCCGAGATCATCCAAGGCAATCGAGGCGTTTTGGTTATAGAACCTTTGCCGAATAAATTCGCGGCGGCGTTGGCGATTTTCGATTTTAGGGAATTGCTCGCATCGCGAAGAATCTTTTGGGCTGTTGGGAAGAATATCGAAGAGCAAATTGATCGCATTTGGGAAGAGACGCTTTGCTATGCCGCCGCCAAACCGAAAATCGTTCGCGGCGATTTTGGCGAATCGAATCGAGACGATCTCGTCTCTCTCATTCGCTTTATAGAAGAGGAAGGCTGTCGCCGGAAAAAAGAGCTGGCGCAGAGGTTGAAAGACCTTCCCGCTATTCTAAAACGCAAGAGAAAGGACAATTCGCCGCCTCGAGTTTGGACGTATGAAGACTTGCGGAACAAAGCGAAATATTCCCTGATCGAGCATGTGCTCCTGCGCACTCTTTTGCATTATTTGCGCCGTCTCGGTTTCAAAACGGAGTATACGGCGCTGAAGGATGGGGAGTACTATCCGCCCTATTACCGCATTCTCAAAATGGCTCAATTCGAGCCGGATTTAATATTCTTATGCAATGAAGCGCCCGCCTACGAATCGGCTTTGGGAGAGGAACTTAGCCGATCGCTGCCCATTCCTAAAGTAATCTGGTTCGCCGACGATCCCATCTATGGCGAGCATCTCTTGCGGCGGCATAAAACCTCGCCCGATGAAACTTACCTGATTGCCGATTACGAATGGGCTGCTCCACTGATCGAAAACGGAGCGGATGCGCCGCGATATATGCCCGGCGCCGCCACCCGCGTCCGGCGCGGCAAGCAGCGCGGCGTGCGTGGCTGCGAGATTATTTTCGTAGGGCAGGTGCGCGAGCAGTCCGCCTTTTTTCGCCAGTTGTCGCCCGAATGGAAGCAATATTGCCGCCAGGTCGTGGAGGAAAAATTGCGCTTTCCCCGCAAGAAAGTGCGCGAGGTTATGGCGCAATTCCCCATGCCGGGAGAATTGCCCTCCGACCGTTTGGACGAATTCCGCCAGAAATTGTTATGGGAGGCGAATACGCAATTCCGCCTGCGCGTAGTGCGGGAACTGATGGATTGCGATCTGCGCATTTACGGCAATGCGGATTGGCAGGCGCTATTGCCGCCGGATGCGGCGCAACGCTGCTATCGCGGCGTCTTGCCTTTCAAGCGTTTGTTCGATGCGTATCGCAACGCCAAGATCACTCTCAACATTCATAGCCTGCAATCCTACACGTGTATGAATGTGCGAGATTTCGACGTTCCGGCGGCGGGCGGTTTTTTACTGTCGGATTGGCTGCCCAAGGCGGATGAAATTTATGCGCCGGGATTCGCGGACGATCTGCCGCTGGATGAAAATTCGGCGCAGGAAGTTTTTTTCTATCGTTCGCTTCAGGAATTGAAGCATCTCGTGGAATATTTTCTCGCTCATGAAGAAGAACGCCGCCGCTGCATCGAACGCGCCCGGCTCAAGGTTATGTCCCGCCATACTTATGAGCATCGGGCGCAATGGCTGGGCGAGTTGTTTTATAACTTGATAGAGAAATAG
- a CDS encoding VCBS repeat-containing protein, translating to MMIKNLIAMVAFLAVLGLFSPSMFAQEITWKHLSTTAGDLPVPNSGKEQTSSLVLDVDKDGVNDFVITERTKAPSVVWYHRDAKGWAKYAVDNEPLHIEAGSDYYDIDGDGDLDIVLGGDWASNNVWWWENPYPHYEAETPWKRHIVKNFGKTKHHDQLFGDFDGDGQTELVFWNQGACILYIAEIPKDPRNAGVWECAEIYSWSADSQMEQRGTYPGFKAVNEHEGLAKADIDGDGKLDIVGGGRWFKHLDGTKYMPNIVDAGYCFTRAAAGQFIQGGRPEIILVVGDGVAPMIMYEWRKGTWAGKEILPEVDCGHSLAVLDFDGDGNLDVFNAEMRLNGGNPDAKNLILLGDGQGNFKTVHASTGFGLHESKIADLDGDGDYDILGKPYGWETPRLDIWFNLNPSAKR from the coding sequence ATGATGATAAAAAACTTAATCGCTATGGTTGCTTTTCTTGCGGTTTTAGGTTTATTTTCGCCAAGTATGTTTGCTCAGGAAATCACCTGGAAGCATTTGTCCACCACGGCGGGCGATCTTCCCGTTCCCAATTCCGGCAAGGAACAAACCTCCAGCTTGGTCTTGGATGTCGATAAGGATGGCGTCAATGATTTCGTGATTACGGAACGCACTAAAGCTCCGTCGGTTGTTTGGTATCATCGGGATGCGAAAGGGTGGGCGAAGTACGCCGTGGATAACGAACCTCTGCATATCGAAGCTGGTTCGGATTATTATGACATCGACGGCGACGGCGATCTCGACATCGTTCTGGGTGGCGACTGGGCCAGCAATAATGTGTGGTGGTGGGAAAATCCCTATCCCCATTATGAAGCCGAAACGCCCTGGAAGCGCCATATCGTAAAGAATTTCGGCAAGACGAAGCATCACGATCAACTCTTCGGCGATTTCGACGGCGACGGCCAAACCGAACTCGTTTTCTGGAATCAGGGCGCTTGCATACTCTATATCGCCGAGATTCCCAAGGATCCCCGCAACGCGGGTGTTTGGGAGTGCGCGGAAATCTATTCCTGGAGCGCCGACAGTCAAATGGAGCAGCGGGGAACTTATCCCGGCTTCAAAGCCGTGAACGAGCATGAAGGGCTGGCGAAAGCGGATATCGACGGCGACGGGAAACTCGACATCGTCGGCGGCGGACGCTGGTTCAAGCATCTGGATGGAACCAAGTATATGCCGAACATCGTCGACGCGGGGTATTGCTTCACCAGAGCGGCGGCGGGCCAGTTTATCCAAGGCGGAAGGCCTGAAATCATCCTTGTCGTGGGGGACGGCGTCGCGCCGATGATAATGTACGAATGGCGAAAAGGAACCTGGGCCGGGAAAGAAATTTTGCCCGAAGTCGATTGCGGCCATTCGCTAGCGGTTCTCGATTTCGACGGCGACGGAAACCTCGATGTTTTCAACGCGGAGATGCGTCTGAATGGGGGCAATCCCGATGCGAAAAACTTGATCCTTTTGGGCGACGGCCAAGGGAATTTCAAAACCGTCCATGCATCTACAGGCTTCGGCCTTCATGAATCCAAGATCGCCGACCTGGACGGCGATGGCGACTATGACATCTTGGGCAAGCCCTATGGATGGGAAACCCCGCGTCTGGATATTTGGTTTAACCTGAATCCTTCAGCGAAGAGATGA
- the accC gene encoding acetyl-CoA carboxylase biotin carboxylase subunit, with protein sequence MFKKILIANRGEIALRIIRACHELGIETVAVYSEADRDSLHVRFADEDICIGPPPPSESYLNIPRIISAAEITDAEAIHPGYGFLAENAHFAEICESCNIAFIGPSHKAISLMGDKAAARSTIEKEGVGAIPGSPGTVDTQDQAMKIARKLGYPVMIKAAAGGGGRGMREAHTDVSLVQAFITAQAEAEKAFGDRRLYIEKLIVEPRHVEIQILADKHGNVIHLGERDCSLQRRHQKVLEESPSPAVDDEIRTKMGEAAAKCAKAAGYSSAGTVEFLLDKDRHFYFMEMNTRVQVEHPVTEMVTGIDIVKEQIRIAAGEPLGCKQKDVKFKGHSIECRINAEDPYNQFLPSPGKITGFHIPGGPGIRVDSHIYSEYVVPPYYDSLLAKLIVHGNNRMEAIMKMRCALSEFIVEGIPTTIPLLQQIMEDSDFIKGDFHTGKLDDIRKRLDYDHAP encoded by the coding sequence GATTCTTTGCACGTCCGTTTCGCCGACGAAGACATCTGCATCGGCCCGCCGCCGCCTTCTGAATCCTACCTCAATATCCCCCGCATCATTTCAGCCGCCGAGATTACGGATGCGGAAGCGATTCATCCCGGCTATGGCTTTCTCGCCGAAAACGCCCATTTCGCGGAAATCTGCGAATCGTGCAATATCGCCTTTATCGGCCCTTCCCATAAAGCCATATCCCTCATGGGAGACAAAGCGGCGGCGCGGTCTACGATCGAAAAAGAAGGCGTCGGCGCCATCCCCGGCTCGCCCGGAACCGTAGATACGCAAGATCAAGCGATGAAGATCGCCCGAAAATTGGGCTACCCCGTCATGATCAAAGCGGCGGCGGGCGGCGGCGGACGCGGCATGAGAGAAGCCCATACGGACGTTAGCCTGGTTCAAGCCTTTATCACCGCCCAGGCGGAAGCGGAAAAGGCGTTTGGCGACCGGCGGCTCTATATCGAAAAACTGATCGTGGAACCCCGCCACGTCGAAATCCAGATTTTAGCCGATAAGCACGGCAACGTTATCCACCTTGGCGAGCGGGATTGCTCCCTGCAGCGCCGCCATCAGAAAGTCCTAGAAGAAAGCCCCTCTCCCGCCGTGGACGATGAGATAAGAACCAAGATGGGGGAAGCGGCGGCCAAATGCGCCAAAGCGGCGGGCTATTCCAGCGCCGGAACGGTGGAGTTTCTGTTGGACAAAGACCGTCATTTCTACTTCATGGAAATGAATACGCGAGTGCAGGTCGAACACCCCGTCACGGAAATGGTTACCGGCATCGATATCGTCAAGGAACAAATCCGCATCGCCGCTGGAGAACCTCTTGGCTGCAAGCAAAAAGACGTGAAATTTAAAGGCCACTCCATCGAATGCCGCATCAACGCCGAAGATCCCTACAACCAATTCCTACCCTCGCCGGGAAAGATCACCGGCTTTCATATTCCCGGCGGGCCGGGCATCCGCGTCGATTCCCACATTTACAGCGAATACGTCGTCCCGCCTTATTACGATTCCTTGCTGGCCAAGCTGATCGTCCACGGCAATAACCGGATGGAAGCCATCATGAAGATGCGTTGCGCCTTGAGCGAATTCATCGTGGAAGGCATCCCCACCACCATTCCGCTATTGCAGCAGATCATGGAAGATTCCGATTTCATCAAGGGCGATTTCCATACCGGCAAATTGGACGACATCCGCAAACGGCTGGATTACGATCATGCGCCGTGA
- a CDS encoding PAS domain S-box protein: MMYDEQKTKEQLIEELALLRRRLAELEHAEKDRSRAEEALRASETKFRALTESSPSVIFISRDDRLLYMNPAGLQLGGYSLEELLAMPVWSFVHPEMQELIKERALNRLKNINGLPSRYEVKVVTRDGRIKWFDYTPTIIEYEGKPALLGNAFDITDRKAAEEELRLKAMVLDQIQDRVTVTDLNGRITYVNEAECRSLKLPREELIGQSVESYGEDPTRGATQRQIIEMTRAKGEWRGEVVNYASDGSEIILDCRTRVLWDEEGRPIALYGISTDITERKTADEALRNSENLFRTLAETTASAIFIGRIDRLIYMNPACQKIWGYDWEEAQKVYPWGFVHPDMQEFVRAAATARLRKEGYPPSRYEMKILTKDGQVKWLDFTPSLIDYKGESAILGTAFDITDRKRIEKALEENERIYKDAIELAGAVPYYQNYLTNTYDYVGEGIQDLIGCSPQEFTPQAWMLLEKDIHLLGGLQNLSVEEAVRKARGEEGISWRADYCVKMRSGEEKWIANSAVQVRDDNGKVIGSFGILQDITERKRTEEALATEKERLKVTLHSIGDGVIATDSGGIIVLINTIAEKLTGWTESEALGRRLEEVFHIINEITRKRCENPADLVLKSGKIVDLANQTILIAKDGTERILADSGAPIRDRNSRIIGVVLVFRDVTEKRLMESELFNARKLESVGMLAGGIAHDFNNLLTAILGNISLAKSSINPQEKIYKRLSEAEKASLRAQRLTQQLLTFSKGGAPIKELASIADIASTTASFVLSGSNTRCEYDFADDLLPVFADKGQIGQVIHNMILNAEQAMPEGGTIHIRSENVRIGSAKGRDFPALSLGEYVKLTIEDHGIGIPADHLSKIFDPYFTTKQNGNGLGLATAYSIVKKHGGIIMVQSEPGKGTIFSVYLPAYAGTILSEDHERDSISSPTRTGKILVMDDEDFVKETAGNMLIHLGYSPEFSKNGQEAIFLYQQALEKGEPFDAVIMDLTIPGGMGGIETIKELLKVHPQVKAIVSSGYSSDPVMANYQDYGFAGVIGKPYKLDELDRAIQKAMA; encoded by the coding sequence ATGATGTATGACGAGCAAAAGACGAAAGAACAACTCATCGAGGAACTCGCGTTATTACGCCGACGCCTAGCGGAACTCGAACATGCGGAAAAGGATCGCTCGCGGGCCGAGGAAGCGTTGAGGGCAAGCGAAACCAAATTCCGTGCGCTGACGGAATCCTCTCCCTCCGTGATTTTCATATCGCGGGACGATCGGTTGTTGTATATGAATCCCGCTGGTCTTCAGTTGGGAGGTTATTCTTTGGAAGAGCTTTTGGCGATGCCTGTGTGGTCCTTCGTCCATCCGGAGATGCAGGAACTCATTAAAGAACGCGCTCTCAACAGACTCAAAAACATTAACGGCCTTCCTTCGCGTTACGAGGTGAAGGTTGTTACCAGGGATGGGCGAATCAAATGGTTCGATTATACGCCCACGATTATCGAGTATGAGGGGAAGCCTGCTCTACTCGGAAACGCTTTCGATATCACCGATCGCAAGGCGGCGGAAGAGGAATTGCGTCTGAAAGCGATGGTGCTGGATCAAATTCAGGATCGCGTAACCGTAACCGACTTGAACGGGCGCATCACATATGTCAATGAGGCCGAATGCCGAAGTTTGAAGCTCCCGCGCGAAGAATTGATCGGCCAATCCGTGGAGTCTTATGGCGAGGATCCAACGCGAGGAGCGACGCAGCGCCAGATTATTGAGATGACTCGGGCGAAAGGGGAATGGCGGGGCGAGGTCGTCAATTACGCATCCGACGGATCAGAGATAATCCTGGATTGCCGTACGCGCGTGCTTTGGGATGAGGAAGGACGTCCTATCGCCCTCTATGGCATTTCAACCGATATCACCGAACGCAAGACGGCGGATGAGGCGTTGCGAAATAGCGAAAATCTATTCCGCACATTGGCGGAAACCACCGCCTCCGCTATCTTCATTGGACGCATTGACCGGTTGATTTATATGAATCCCGCCTGTCAGAAAATATGGGGATACGACTGGGAAGAAGCGCAAAAGGTCTATCCTTGGGGTTTCGTTCATCCCGATATGCAGGAATTCGTTCGCGCCGCCGCAACGGCGAGGCTGCGGAAGGAAGGCTATCCTCCCTCGCGGTACGAAATGAAAATCCTGACGAAAGACGGTCAGGTAAAATGGCTCGATTTTACGCCCAGCCTTATCGACTATAAGGGCGAATCCGCCATATTGGGCACGGCGTTCGATATTACGGATCGCAAGAGAATAGAAAAGGCGTTAGAGGAAAACGAACGCATCTATAAAGACGCCATCGAATTGGCAGGCGCAGTTCCATATTATCAGAATTATTTAACGAATACTTACGATTACGTTGGAGAAGGAATTCAGGATTTGATCGGTTGTTCTCCCCAAGAATTTACGCCGCAAGCGTGGATGCTGTTAGAAAAAGACATCCATCTTCTTGGTGGCTTGCAAAATCTTTCCGTCGAGGAAGCCGTCCGAAAAGCGCGGGGAGAAGAAGGGATCAGCTGGCGGGCGGATTATTGCGTCAAAATGCGCTCGGGAGAAGAAAAATGGATCGCCAACTCCGCCGTACAAGTGCGGGACGATAATGGAAAAGTCATTGGTTCTTTCGGTATTCTGCAAGATATCACTGAGCGAAAAAGAACGGAGGAAGCGCTCGCCACAGAAAAAGAACGGCTCAAAGTGACGCTGCACAGCATCGGCGACGGCGTCATCGCGACGGATTCCGGCGGGATCATCGTTTTAATCAATACCATCGCCGAGAAATTGACCGGCTGGACGGAAAGCGAAGCGCTGGGCCGCCGTTTGGAGGAAGTGTTTCATATTATTAACGAAATAACCCGGAAACGCTGCGAGAATCCCGCGGATTTGGTCTTGAAATCGGGAAAAATCGTCGATCTCGCCAATCAAACCATCCTCATCGCCAAAGACGGAACGGAACGCATCCTCGCCGACAGCGGCGCGCCCATTCGCGATCGAAACAGCCGCATTATCGGAGTGGTTCTCGTATTCCGCGATGTAACGGAAAAGCGGTTGATGGAGAGCGAGTTGTTCAATGCCCGGAAATTGGAATCGGTGGGAATGCTGGCGGGCGGCATCGCCCATGATTTCAATAATCTGTTGACGGCGATATTGGGCAATATTTCTTTAGCGAAGTCCTCCATCAATCCCCAGGAAAAAATCTATAAACGTTTGTCGGAGGCGGAGAAAGCTTCCCTGCGCGCTCAACGGTTAACCCAACAGTTGCTCACTTTCTCCAAAGGGGGCGCGCCAATAAAGGAACTTGCTTCCATCGCCGATATCGCTTCCACAACCGCCTCATTCGTTCTTAGCGGTTCCAACACCCGTTGCGAATATGATTTTGCGGACGATCTTTTACCGGTTTTTGCGGATAAAGGCCAAATTGGACAAGTAATCCATAACATGATTCTCAATGCCGAACAGGCTATGCCGGAAGGCGGAACGATCCATATTCGATCGGAGAATGTTCGCATCGGCTCGGCTAAAGGGAGGGATTTTCCCGCTCTTTCCTTGGGCGAATACGTAAAATTGACGATCGAAGATCATGGAATCGGCATTCCAGCCGATCATCTATCCAAAATCTTCGATCCCTATTTCACTACGAAACAAAATGGGAATGGATTGGGTTTGGCTACGGCGTATTCCATCGTGAAGAAGCACGGTGGAATCATTATGGTTCAATCGGAACCTGGGAAAGGGACGATATTCTCCGTGTATCTTCCCGCCTACGCCGGAACGATACTCTCGGAAGACCATGAGCGGGACTCGATTTCCTCTCCGACGAGAACGGGTAAAATTCTGGTAATGGATGACGAGGATTTCGTCAAGGAAACTGCAGGGAATATGCTCATTCATCTCGGTTATAGCCCAGAATTTTCCAAAAACGGCCAGGAAGCCATCTTCCTCTACCAGCAGGCGTTGGAGAAGGGCGAACCTTTCGATGCCGTTATTATGGATTTAACCATCCCTGGCGGCATGGGAGGGATAGAGACGATTAAGGAATTATTAAAAGTTCATCCGCAAGTAAAAGCCATCGTTTCCAGCGGATACTCCAGCGATCCCGTAATGGCCAACTATCAAGATTACGGTTTCGCGGGGGTTATCGGCAAACCCTATAAATTGGACGAGTTGGATCGGGCGATCCAAAAAGCGATGGCATAA
- a CDS encoding ThuA domain-containing protein: MPRLRFFIAATLLLGCLSSSFAEEKPIRLLIVTGEDYPGHKWRETTPVVRSILSQKDYFDVHVCEDFEIFASAPERRYDAAVVHFCNWETPMPSAAAREGFAHFAASGKGLVVLHFTCGAFREWPNYQTLAWPEFEKIAGRVWDTSKTHDPYQKFQVKAVNKEHPITKGLQDFETMDELYFCLQGAPKIDVLLTAHSTVTNQDEPMGFVLNYGSGRVFHTPLGHDARSFQSVGVAALLQRACEWAATGVVERYKPE; encoded by the coding sequence ATGCCAAGATTAAGATTTTTTATCGCTGCTACGCTGCTTTTGGGATGCTTAAGCAGCTCCTTCGCGGAGGAAAAACCGATCCGCCTGCTTATCGTTACGGGAGAAGATTATCCGGGTCATAAATGGCGGGAGACGACGCCTGTGGTTAGGTCTATCCTCAGCCAAAAGGATTATTTCGATGTCCACGTCTGCGAGGATTTCGAAATATTCGCATCGGCGCCCGAACGGCGATACGACGCCGCCGTGGTTCATTTTTGCAATTGGGAAACGCCTATGCCCAGCGCAGCGGCTCGGGAAGGCTTTGCGCATTTCGCCGCCAGCGGCAAGGGACTCGTGGTTCTACATTTCACATGCGGCGCCTTCCGCGAATGGCCGAACTACCAAACGCTCGCCTGGCCGGAATTCGAAAAGATCGCGGGAAGAGTATGGGATACGAGCAAAACTCACGATCCCTATCAAAAATTTCAGGTAAAAGCCGTCAATAAAGAGCACCCTATCACGAAAGGATTACAGGATTTCGAAACGATGGACGAACTCTATTTCTGCTTGCAAGGCGCGCCCAAAATCGATGTCCTGCTAACCGCCCATTCCACCGTCACGAACCAGGACGAGCCGATGGGTTTCGTTCTGAATTATGGATCGGGCCGAGTGTTTCATACGCCTCTAGGGCATGACGCGCGCAGTTTTCAATCGGTGGGCGTAGCGGCGTTGCTCCAACGCGCCTGCGAATGGGCGGCGACGGGCGTCGTTGAGCGCTACAAACCAGAGTAA